The region GGCTGATGGCCGAAAAACCTAGGACAAGGAAAATGATCGGCAAGATTCTCATTTACGGCACCAAACGAGATTTGATTTTTTCAATACCCTTAATTCCACAGGCTTGGTCTAAGTTGCCATTGGGGGCACCGGAAACACCGATCGCCGCTATGAGTTGGTCTTCCACTTTGATAGCTAATCCGCCAGTGCTGAAGTTAATGCCCGTGAGGGGATCCGGCGCTAAGGGCAGGGAACCCACCGGCAATGGTGCAGGGGTCATTTTTTCGGCGATCGCCTGGGTAGAATCCTGCTTGGTAATGGGTCCTAGAGTGATTACAGTAAAAGCTTTATAAAGACTATTTTCGATGGTGTGGGGAGTGGCCCCATCCCCCCGGACAACGGCCTGCACTAAACCTTCATGGTTAACCACTGTGGCAGTGACATTGTAGCCATCCCCTTGACAACTATTCACCGCTTCCATAGCAGCCTCTACCGCCAGGGCCACCGGTAATTGATAATAGGTTTTTAAAGCTAGGGCACTGGAGGAAAAAGTCAAAGATAGGCCAAGAGAAATCCCCAGCACTAGACAGGGACGAAAAACTATTTTTTTCAATTTCACAGGAAGCTCTCTGGAGTAAAACAATCCTAATTTTACTCATATTTGGCGTATTTGACTTTCCCTGGGGAAACCCTACATCTGGCCCCAAAGGGTCACTGGAGAATGGGAGCAGGGGGACAATTTTGTTCTACATGTGAATTGTATTTCAGGTGGGGCAACGAGCGCATCAATGAACATCTAGTTACCGCAGACCTGATACGTAACTGCTCCTCAGGTATACACTATCGTGGGAAAGTGAAGCCTATACCAGAAGCCTTGATTTGATGTAGGAGAACTTCACGATTTTATTTACTGGGGCCAGGCCCCATCCAATGGGTTAATCAGATAGCATCCAGACCAAAAATTGACTGTTGTTCTAGGGCCTGGAGAGAACCAGTGGTAAAAACGTCTGATGACAGCCAATTCCAGTCTCCATCTGTGTTCCAAACACCAATTTCACCAGTCCCAAAATTTTGCCAAAGTACTTGGTTAATCCCATTAACCATTTCTGCCGCTAGACCCTGCCAATCACCAAGATTGTTTTCAAATACTTCACCTAGATATTTGATCGGCGCTGTTAAATCATCTCTGGTTTGAACATAATAGTTACCAAAAATACCTTCTAGGAAACTAGTGTTACCTTGGGTTTCAATATTGGTGAGGCGATCGCCAAGAAGTTCATCACCGTTAAGATCGACCTGGAAAGTAATTTCTGCTTCCAAAGTTTTAAAAGAATTGGCAGGCCAAGTTTCAGACGAAATCCAGTTCCAGTTACTATCGGCATTCCAAACCCCAATTTCGCCAGTATCAGGATTTTCCCAAAGCACCTGATTAATGCCATTGACCGTTTCTGCTTCTAGAATTTGCCAATTACCAAAACTACCGCTTACAAAAGGCTGATTCTGGTACAAAAGAGTTACTTCACTACCGTCGGCCAATTGTACGAAGAAAAGATTACCTTCAACAACAACATCTATCTCATTCTGTGGCTCGGGAGCAAGGGGAGGAACATTGAATAGACTCTCTGCGGTATTAGAGTAGGAATTGATCGTGCCATAGACATCATTATTGTTTTGGAACTGGCCATAAACATTGCTAAAACTCCCGCCAGGGCTACTAGGGGCAGAATTATTACTGAATAGCAAATTGTCACCGGCCACGGCAGAATTGTCGGTGATAAAGATAGCACCGCCCAATGCTTGCCCAGGATTACCACCGCTTCCTGCTTGGGTTGTGTTGTTTTGGAACGTGGAATTGGTAATGGTAACCGTGGCAGCATTAACAACCACTGCACCACCTAAACCAGAACCACCGCCGCCGGTGCCCCCACCTCCAGGGCTACTGCCACTAAATACTTCTGGATCTTCTCCGTCACTACCATTGGTTCCATTGCCACCAATGCCAGATCCACCACCGCTACCGCCGGATCCGCCACCGCCTGCACGATTGGCATCATTAGTAGCTTTAGGGCCGGCTCCACCACCGCCTCCTCCAGCTCCGCCACCAGCACCGAAGCCGCCAACTCCACCAATACCACCGTTGCCACCATTTGAAACATCAGTTCCAAATGTACCGCCACTACCACCACCACCACCACCAGCTCCACCACCACCGATCCCAAAGCTGGGACCGGAAGTACCATTGCCGCCGGTGCCGCCACTTTTACCGTTCTCTACGGATCCTGCTGCCCCCCCATTACTGGAAGTACCATTGTTATTGAAAAGCCCACCACCACCGCCGGCTTGGGGTTTATCATCAGGGGTTCCGGCAAATTCACCGCCGCCACCACGGGCCCCGGCCGTTCCGTTGCCGCCCACCGCTCGATTGCTATCAAAAACTACATTATCAACAATAACGGTGCTGCCTGAGCGGATTGTGAGGGCACCACCACCGCCGACACCACCGCCACCGCCCATTGCTCCGCTGCTCCCTTGGGCATGGCCCCCTTGTAGGTTCATGTAGGAAAGGGAAACCGTAGCCCCAGCGATATCAAAAATATTATTGAAGGCTGAGCCGGGAGCTTTAATGGTTGGGCTACCAAAGACTCCTGCGGTCTGAAAGGTAATATCATTGCCCGTACTGATCGAGGGCAATCGACTACTTAGTTGAATAGTATTATTACCAATGCTAGTTAAATCAATTGTGTCAGCACCAGGGTTATTGCCCGCATCAATAATGGCCTGCCGGAGGGAACCCGCGCCAGAATCATTTGTATTGGTTACGGTAATGGGAGCTGACGCTTGAGCGCCTTGAACAAATAAATCCGTGCCATTGGAGACAACCTCTAAAAGGGGAAGAAAAACACTCTGCACCCTGGCTAAATATTCATCATCGAGGGCAATCAAAACATCCGGGCCATACTGAATTAAGCTGAGATCCCCCTGACGGGAAGCTAATCCCTTAAGCCCGATGATGTCTAGATCTAATTCAAAGTCCAGAATTGCGTTGAAAGAATTGCCAAAATCAACATCCGCAATCCAAAACTGATCTGCTCCGGCTCCTCCTGTCATCAGGTTTTTACCACTGCCCCGCACAAAGAAAACATCATTACCATCACCACCGAAGGCTTTATCTCTCTGTCCCAGGAAGAACGTATCGTCGCCATCACCTCCATCTAGGTTATTGGCTCCACGATCGCCGGAAGCATCGAGGATATCGTTTCCTAAGCCCCCAAAGAGGGAATCATTTTGTCCCGCAATCAGGTTGTCATTGCCCGCACCACCATAAACTTGATTGTTACCCTGGCCCAGACTCAAATCTACTAAGTCATCTCCCCCTAGGGCAAAGACGAAATTGTCCTTGCCGACAAATCCAGGAAAAATTCCCGGCACAATGGTTTCGCCATCTTCGGTACCAGAGACTGTGTTAGACGCAATAGCGGTGGATTCAAATAGATTATTGCTTTGTTGAATCAAGAGTTTAGTTCCTTCATTTACATATTGGTCGTAGGTAATGTCCCGTTCCGTAACCGTTCCTTGCTTTATCCAGTTCTGGAAGTCACTGGCAACAATGAAGGAGTCATGACCCAGGACAGTGAAAATATTCGTGGTATCAGACAGAGTTGTGAGGGTTTCCACATTTAAAGTGACTCGATTGTTAACCCCTAGGTCAATGACTTCAATACCCCTAATCCGGCTACCAATTGTGGTATCGGTGAGGTCGAGGTTGTTGGAAGACAGAATGAAACTGTTGAGTTGCAAAGTATCTTTTCCACTGCCCCCGTCCAAGCGTTCAAAGTTAAGACTGCCGATGGAAAGTAGGTCATTGCCTTGGCCGCCATTCATCACCACTCGTCCTCCGGCGGAGACGTTAACGCCAGCACTCTGGAGAATGTCATTACCCTGACCCCCATTCATAATGTGGGGAGCGGCGGCTGTGGCTAACTGGGTCGCCGAAAAAATGTCGTTATCAACGGTGCCCAGATAGGTAACATTTTGGGTAAAATCTCCACCAAAGACGTTGTAACCCAACCCCGAAACCCCCTGGGAATTATCACCCTGGGCCCCAATGCCAAGGTCTGCAAAGCCATCGCCATTGACATCGCTCAGTCCACCGACAAAGGAACCGGCAAAGGAATTGGCTTCGGCGCCAACGGTTTCAAATCCATTACTGCCATTTAAATTGGACAGATCAACCGATCCACCAACTCCTAAATTAGCCCCCCCAAATAGGGTATAAACGCTACCTTTCGTATCACCCTGATTATTTCCTGCGCTGGGGGCGCTCACCACTAGATCATCATAGCCATCGCCATTGATATCACCACCGCCGGTGACACTGTAGCCGACAATGCCCGAACTACTAGGATCCTGGATGGTGAAGCCATTGCCACCATTTAAGTTGTTGAGGCTGAAAGAACCACTACTGCCAAGGCTACGACCTCCAAAGACAACGTAGGCCGCGCCAGTCTGGCCAGCATTAAGATCATTGGTCAAACCAACAATAAAGTCCCCAAAGCCATCGCCGTTGAGATCCCCGGCCAAGCTAATGCTTCCCACTCCTCCTTGCTCTGCTAAAGCGGAGCCTGCGATTGGGGCGAGCTCAAAGCCGTTACTACCATTGAGAGTTGCTAAATTGATGGAGGAATTGGACGCTAAATTGTTTTTGCCAAACACAACATAGCCGAAGAGGTTATTGGCAGAAAAATCAATGCCGACTAATCCAAAATCTTCGAAACCGTCGCCATTAACATCCCCGAGGGAGTTGATCGCAGAAATAGGTTTTCCGGCTTCGATTTGAATGGGTAAAGATTGACTTAACACATTGACGTTGCTAGTGCTCCCATTGCTCCAAGCCTGTTGTCCGAAAACAATGAAGGGGTTAAGGTTGGCACTACTGATCAAAACATCATCAATGCCGTCGCCATTAAAATCGCCGGAGGCTAGATTAACTAGTTTTCCTTGATTGGGAACGCCAGTCACGGTGATGTTGACACCTCCATTGCTCGCCAGTAAATCGTTGATACCAATGCCGGTATTGGGGTTAACGTTTGACCAGATGGAGGAATCTTCGCTACCGAAAACAATGGTTGCGTAGCTCTGTCCTTGGGCACCACTGCGAGCAACAACAAAATCGGTGATGCCATCGTTGTTGAAGTCGCCATAGTCGAGGGTTTGCTGACCTAAAATCAAGCCATCATCGCTGGCGATCGTTATTGACACACTGTCCACAAAGGTGCTGGGTTGGGCTGGGTCACTGCCAAAAAAGATGTAGGCAACTTTCCCTCCTGCGCCATTAAAGCCCGCATCCGCAATTAATGTGTCAATATAGCCGTCATTATTGATATCTGCCCCCAACTTTACTGTTCCAATTTCATTACCGGTGATGGGCTGGAAAACAAAGCCGTTATCACTCCGCAATTTGGTCACATCGATACTGCCGCCGGCCCCGACCCATGGATGCCCATAGGCAATATAAATTTGGCTAGTTTCCACCCCTGGATAGAGTTGAGGCGTGGCGATCGCCAAATCGGGGGAGCCATCTCCATTGACATCCCCAATGGAGCCTAGGCCTAGGCCCAATTGGGTGCCGGAGTTGGGGTTATTAAATAAAAAGACACGGTTGTTGAGAGTATTGACATCCGATAGTTCCAACACCCCTTGATTAAGGAAATCAGACCATTGGCCAGTGCCCAAAATTAGATAACTCTGGCCGGTGGCACTGCTGGGTCCGTTAGTCCCTAGGGTGGGGGCACTGATTATAAAGTCGTCAAACAAGTCATTATTGATATCCCCGACAGCGGAAATGGAGTAACCTGCATTGCCTCCCACGTTTTGGGTAGTGTCGTAAATGCCGTTGATGATAAACCCATCGGTACCATCGAGATTTTGTAGGTCAATCGCGTTATCCCACCCCGAAGCCTTACCAAAAACCACATAGGCCCGTCCTAAACCATTAATGCCATTGGCGGCGGAATTGGCGGCACTGACAATAAAGTCATCGAAACCATCATTGTTAATGTCCCCGGCATTGACCACATTGGTGCCAGCGTTGTCGGCGATGGTGAAGTCCGGTTGCAGATTTGGATCCGTTGGCGTCCCTCCATCCACGTTGGAGGGATTATAAAAAGCTTGTCCGTTGAGAATTAGGCCATTACTGCCATTGAGTTGGTTTAAATTCAAAGAACCACTTAAACCCGTGCCACCAAAGGCAACATAGACTTGACCGCCGAAGGCCGGAGGCTTACTATCCGCATCTTCACTGCCGGAATAATCTACCGGATTAGCCTGGGGTGCCCCGAGTAACAGATCGGAAACACCATCCCCATTGATGTCTGCTACCCCTAGTCCTGTCCCGATCTGACCTGTACCCGTATTGAGAACGAAGCCGCCACTACCTAAGTTGTCAAGATTCAGGGAAGTGGTGTTGCCCAAGGCATTTTTAATGGTTGACCCATAGACTACATAGACCGTATTAATAGCAGGAGCACTAACAATCACATCCGCGACCCCATCCCCTGTCACATCGGCGATCGCCGTTTTAAAGCCGGCTCCATTCCCCGCTTGATTGGACTCCAAAACCAAGGCAGTGGAAAGATCAATGGCGCTTTGGCCACCGTTAACGTCACTACCACGCAGAATATACACTTTGCCGGCCAAGTTTTGTACTGAATTTTGAGGGGCACCCAAAACCAGGTCATTCAGGCCGTCACCATCTAAATCAGCGGCCGCCATGGCGGTTCCCAACAGGCTTTGACTGGCTCCTTGGATAATCACACCATTGCTACCGTCAAGACTATCCAGGGATAGGCCCTGATCCCGGATGCCCACAATCGAGTCGCCATAGATAACATAGACAGCACCATTGCCACTATTTTTGGCCGGTGCACCCACTAGGAAATCATCAGTCCCATCCCCGTTAATATCTCCCGCCGGGGCGATCGCCATACCGGCTTGGGCAAGGGGATCCGCATTTAAAATAAAACCACTGTCAATTTCCGCTAAATTGGTCGGTTCATCATCTGTCGTCGTCACCGTAGCCACCAGTTCCAGCTTCCCATTCCCCAAACGCAAACCATCCAGGCGAATATGGGCATCTTCGTGGTCACTGGTAAACAATACCCGGAATTTTTCACTCCGCCGTTCGGTAATCTCGTCATTTAGGATATCGATACTAATTTCCTTGAGAATTTCCCCTGGGGCAAAGCTCAACATTCCCGCCTGGGCAAGATAATCCGCCCCCGCTGTGGCAGAGCCATCCACCGTACGGTAATTAAAACTTACCGCTTCTTCAACGTCCCCAGTACGGCGCACCACCACAACCGCAGAACCATCGCTCTCTTTCACCTGAATGGGCGCAACCTGGAGTTGACTAGAACCTGTACTGTTACTGTGGGGAATGTGTAAGCGCAAGTCACTTTCCGCCGCAATACCGTTATGGGTAGGCTGATCAAAAGCAGAATTAACCGTTTGATTGCTGATGCTGTTGCTAATTTCGATCACCTCCGCCACGGTTTGGAAGGTGGTGAGGTTCGATAAATCCGGGCTAAACAAAGCCGCTGGTGCCCATTCCGCAAACTGCTGATTGTAAGAACTGTAAAAAATACTCACGCCATCATCGGCGGCGGGATTCACTTCTGTCCAGAATATTGTCGGTTCGCCCCCCACCGTTGCCGACACTGGCGTTTCCAGTAAACGTAGGTCGCCGCTGGCTATCTCTTGGGCATTGCTCCAGCCTGTGCCATTCCAAAAAGAACCGAACAAGGTATCTTCTTTGGTGCCATCACCATCATCATCCGCCACTACCCAGGAAAGAAGTAATTCACCATTGCCCATCTGATTTAGGGTCAAGGCTTGAGGGGATTGAATACTTGGATAAATGGGAGTGGCATCACTCCAGGTTGCGCCATTGTCCCTGGAAATAGAGAAAAGTAGCGTACTTGTAGATAAGGACTCTACCAAGTTTGACTGATTAACCGTCCCATCGGGGTTAAAAATATCTGGATTACCGTTATTCCAGACTATTAGAATATCTCCACTGGCAGTCTCGGCAATTACTGGATCAAAATTCATCCCATCGCTATTGGGAATCACCAACAAATCGCCCCAGGTAGTACCTCCATCGGTAGAGCTGGCTAACAACACCTGAGATAAATTATCGTCATGGGTATCTTTCACCCATGTAACAAAAATATTGCCATTACCGGCATTCAAAACACTGGGGGAAAGATCATTGGTCACATCTGAGCTGATGCTATCTCCCACCAAGGGATTGCCCGGATGAATTGCAGTGCTTCCTTGGATGAAATTAGGATCTATCCCTACGAACAGATTATCAGGGTCGAAACCAACGAGTCGGTTCTCCGCCACCAGGCTCGGGTTGTCAAAGTCCTGCTCAACGGTGAAAGTATCCGACCAATTTTTGCCAAAAAGGGTTAGACCCAGGGTTAAAAGCTCTTGCAAACTATCAAAACCAGGATTGGGAAAAACCTCGAAGTTGGACTGGATATCAAGTTTGCTGTTAAATTCGAGCAATGTAACGTTAAAAGCTGCTAGCTTTAATTTGCCCGACAGTCCAACGCCAAAACCAAGAAATCCAGAATTTTCTACGCCTGGAATTAGGGCTAGGGTTTCTGATTGTTGGGGGCTAGGGGCTTCCAAACTAAAGGGAGGAGCAAGAAAATCCGTCTCAGCTTGTTCTGTGTCGATCAGCCAGTTGAGTTGGCTTGGGTCATCTCCCGGCTGAGCAGGAGTTCCATCAGGGCGAACTAAAGAGAACCGGTAATTACTGTCGATGGTTTCTGCCTGGGCATTGGCCAAGCTTGAATCACCAGTAACTAGGGCTTGGGGAGTGAAGTCAAAGTCCGTACTCCATTTTTGTTTGAGCGTAAAAGATAAACTAAAAAACAACCCTAGTAAAGCTTCAGCATCGGCGCCAAAAAACTCGAAGGTAGTTTTTCCTGGCAACAAATTACGTTCATACTCTCCCCTGAGCCGTAAAGAGTCTGAAGCCGAAAATGTGTTCCCACTGCCATCAAACAAAAAATCTAGGCTTAACTTGCCTTGGAGACGGCCCTTGAGAGAGACTTTATTTTTGCCAAAAGTGAGCGCCCCCGATAACTCATCTTGCAACTGAAGAAAGGCTGAAATCCCGCGAGTATCTGAACCAATCAGGTCTGTAAAATTGATGCCTCCACCAAAGGCCAAAGCATTACTAAAAGTCAAAGAGCCATTAAAAAAGCTCACTGGAAGGTCAATTTTTTTACTATTTGTTTTTGTGACCAAAAAAGTTCCCGGAACCTGGATATCACCCCCATCAGGAGCGACAAGTTCTAAGGTAAGAGGTGCATTGGGGGCAATAAAGCTACTAGGATTGAGGGGCTTGACCTGGGTAAGGGTGGTGTGGAGGATTTCCCAGTTTCTGAGGTCGATGACTTGGCTATACAAGTCCTTGTCAGCCTGGGGATCATTAAGGTCAATTTTTTCGGTAATTAGGAGTAAGTTCCCGTCGGCGGTCGTCTGCAACCGCATATTTTCGTCATTTACCGCGTCGTCGGTGAGCTTGAATTTTTCGCCCCAGTTATACTGTCCTAGGCTATTGAGAATACCGCTGGCCCCTTGAATATCCGCGTTATTACCGTCTCCCTCGATCCAGGAAATGAAAATGCCTTCTACGGAACTTGCGGCGTCTTGGCCTTTGCTTTGTACCCCCGTTGTAATTCTGAGTTCTTTGGCACTAACACTGTCGGCGATCGGAGCAGATTCCCGCCATCGCCTAGCGGACGGGTCGTAGTAAGCGTGGTAAATGACGTTATTTTGGTTCCAAACCAAATGGGTGAAACCATTGGCATCAGTGGCGATCGCCGGAGTCTGGGTAGAGGTAGCCATAAATACTTTATATGGAACAGAAAAAAAAGAGGGCGTCAAACAAAATAGAAAGTATGTATGTCTGTAGCCGGCAGGTGGAAGCCTCCGGGGAAACTGCCTAGGGTCATAGATAAGTTACCATTATTTTTCCAGAAAATCTCATAACCTTTGCTTAACCATCTTTCATGCCGGTGTTACGCCCCACAATTTAAGCAACAATTTTTAGAAAGCTAAACCCTTCATTTGGAGGGTTTTTCCAGATAATTTCCCCGGCCGCTTTTTTCTGAGTCCTTACTTCTAAGCTGTTTAACACTCCCTGCCGTAAACGACGAGGAACCTTTAGCTATTGCCCCTCTCCAACCGGAGCTTTAGTGAGGAGAACTAAGAAAGAACAACTCCAATGGGTTAATCTTTTCTAAGTCGGCATGATGGGCAGTGGCAAGATTAGTGGGGGGCTCCTATTGACAGAACAGTTGAGATAGCGTTCTTCTGACTCTGATGTGTTGATTGAACGGGTGACAGACTAGGCGATCGCCGCTCCAAATTTATTGTTCAACCCACATTCCAGCTGATCGCCACTCAGAATTTACTACCATTGCCATTTTTTCTGCTGATTTTCCCAAAATATCCCAACTTTTGGGACTTCACACTGACGGTTCAAAGTTTCAAATAACATTTCTGGAGATACACCAATGGCTTGCGATATTGCCAATAAAATCATTCTCGTGACCGGTGCCAATCGGGGTATAGGTAAGGTGCTGGTAGAGTCTTTTTTGGAGCACGGAGCCGCTAGAGTTTACGCCGCCGTCAGAAACCTGGACAGTGCCGCCCCTCTAGTGGAGCAATATGGCGACAAAGTCGTCCCTATTTTTATCGATCTGGCAGACCCAGAATCCATTGCCACCGCCGCCCAAACCGCAACGGATGTGGAAATTGTGGTCAACAATGCCGGGGTACAAAAAGTGGCATCTCCCTTAGCTGAAGAGGCGATCGCCTGTCTGAAATTTGAAATGGAGACCAATGTGTATGGCTTAATTACCATGGCCCAGTCCTTTGCGCCGGTGCTCAAGGCCAATGGGGGAGGAGCTTTTGTGCAACTTAACTCAGTAGTTTCCCTAAAATCATTTTCCAATGTGGCCACCTACTCGGCTTCCAAAGCGGCAGCTTATTCCATCACCCAGGCATTGTGGGAATTGCTTAGTGAGCAAGGCACTCTGGTTCTGAGTGTCCACCCCGGCCCCCTGGCCACCGAAATGACCCATGCTTCTGGAAGGGCCGATATTGCCGAGCCCCCCACCTTAGCGGCAGATGCCATTATCGAAGCCCTCAGATCCGGCGAGTTTCATGTTTTTCCCCACGACACCATGGCCAAACAAATGGGTACTGCCTATCAGAGCTTTGCCAAAAGTGTAATTGAGGTTAATTATGGCTAAAAGCTAGAGTGCTGGTGAGGATTTTAGTTTTTCACGACAACGATTCAGGGTCAAAATATAGCCAAAATATAAATTTCGCCCACCCATGAAACATTCCCGCAGAAATTTTCTTACCTTAGCCGGGGCGAGTTCCCTCCTAGCGATCGCCGCCCCAAAATTATTAGCCCAGGGCATTCCCCAGGAAATTTTAAACAAAATTTTGCCCCTGCCCGGTAAATATGGCGAGTATTATGGCCAAGCAAAAATTCGCGCCTTTCATCTCCATAACCAACCAGAAACCAGTCCCTTACATAAAGCCCTAGAAGAACTGTGGATAGAGGTATTCAAACAAACAGAGGGAGAGCTATTTGTTTCCCCCATTCCCCACGACGCTTCCATCCCTGCCGGTGATCCCCAGGCAGTGCAATTTATTACCGATGGCCGTTTTGAAATTGTCAGCGTTGCCGGCCCCATCATTGACCAAGTAGCTCCCGATGTCATCGGTATTCAAAATATTGCCTTAATTTATCAATCTTCCCAGGATGCCTTTGAAATTATTAATCAGCCCCTATTTGCGGAAACCCTCAATGGCTCCGTTACCAAATATAACCTAACTTACTTGCCCTATGGAACCTTCGACAATGGCATGAGAGTTGTAACATCCATTGCCAATAAACCAATTTATCAACTAGAAGATTTCCGTAATTTAACTATCCGTATTCCTCCTTCCAATGACATGGCCATGACCATGGCAGCCCTAGGGGCAATACCAGAAAAAGTTACGATGAATCAGGTTTTTCAATCTCTCAAAAGTGGCGCAGTTCAAGCCCAAGAAAATCCCCTGTCCGTCGCCCTCGGTTTTAAACTGTACGAAGTGACCAAGTATTTAAACATGACTAACCATGCTTGGTCTGGCTATAACACTTTTTTTAATACTGATTTCTGGAATAGTCTTTCCCCTGAAGTCCAGAAAGTAATTCAAAATCTTTTACCGGTTTACCAAGCCAAACAAATCAAAGCCCAGGAAGAATATAACCAATATGCCTATGAGCAATTAGTTGGCACACTAGGGATGGTGGAAATTAAACCAAATTTATCCGGAGCTTCCCGAGAGTTAATTAAAGTATATCGTTCCATTTATAATCGTCTGAATCCCCAAGCCCAATCTTTGATTAGAAGTAAGTTGGAAGAAA is a window of Synechocystis sp. PCC 7338 DNA encoding:
- a CDS encoding heme-binding protein, translated to MKLKKIVFRPCLVLGISLGLSLTFSSSALALKTYYQLPVALAVEAAMEAVNSCQGDGYNVTATVVNHEGLVQAVVRGDGATPHTIENSLYKAFTVITLGPITKQDSTQAIAEKMTPAPLPVGSLPLAPDPLTGINFSTGGLAIKVEDQLIAAIGVSGAPNGNLDQACGIKGIEKIKSRLVP
- a CDS encoding Calx-beta domain-containing protein; amino-acid sequence: MATSTQTPAIATDANGFTHLVWNQNNVIYHAYYDPSARRWRESAPIADSVSAKELRITTGVQSKGQDAASSVEGIFISWIEGDGNNADIQGASGILNSLGQYNWGEKFKLTDDAVNDENMRLQTTADGNLLLITEKIDLNDPQADKDLYSQVIDLRNWEILHTTLTQVKPLNPSSFIAPNAPLTLELVAPDGGDIQVPGTFLVTKTNSKKIDLPVSFFNGSLTFSNALAFGGGINFTDLIGSDTRGISAFLQLQDELSGALTFGKNKVSLKGRLQGKLSLDFLFDGSGNTFSASDSLRLRGEYERNLLPGKTTFEFFGADAEALLGLFFSLSFTLKQKWSTDFDFTPQALVTGDSSLANAQAETIDSNYRFSLVRPDGTPAQPGDDPSQLNWLIDTEQAETDFLAPPFSLEAPSPQQSETLALIPGVENSGFLGFGVGLSGKLKLAAFNVTLLEFNSKLDIQSNFEVFPNPGFDSLQELLTLGLTLFGKNWSDTFTVEQDFDNPSLVAENRLVGFDPDNLFVGIDPNFIQGSTAIHPGNPLVGDSISSDVTNDLSPSVLNAGNGNIFVTWVKDTHDDNLSQVLLASSTDGGTTWGDLLVIPNSDGMNFDPVIAETASGDILIVWNNGNPDIFNPDGTVNQSNLVESLSTSTLLFSISRDNGATWSDATPIYPSIQSPQALTLNQMGNGELLLSWVVADDDGDGTKEDTLFGSFWNGTGWSNAQEIASGDLRLLETPVSATVGGEPTIFWTEVNPAADDGVSIFYSSYNQQFAEWAPAALFSPDLSNLTTFQTVAEVIEISNSISNQTVNSAFDQPTHNGIAAESDLRLHIPHSNSTGSSQLQVAPIQVKESDGSAVVVVRRTGDVEEAVSFNYRTVDGSATAGADYLAQAGMLSFAPGEILKEISIDILNDEITERRSEKFRVLFTSDHEDAHIRLDGLRLGNGKLELVATVTTTDDEPTNLAEIDSGFILNADPLAQAGMAIAPAGDINGDGTDDFLVGAPAKNSGNGAVYVIYGDSIVGIRDQGLSLDSLDGSNGVIIQGASQSLLGTAMAAADLDGDGLNDLVLGAPQNSVQNLAGKVYILRGSDVNGGQSAIDLSTALVLESNQAGNGAGFKTAIADVTGDGVADVIVSAPAINTVYVVYGSTIKNALGNTTSLNLDNLGSGGFVLNTGTGQIGTGLGVADINGDGVSDLLLGAPQANPVDYSGSEDADSKPPAFGGQVYVAFGGTGLSGSLNLNQLNGSNGLILNGQAFYNPSNVDGGTPTDPNLQPDFTIADNAGTNVVNAGDINNDGFDDFIVSAANSAANGINGLGRAYVVFGKASGWDNAIDLQNLDGTDGFIINGIYDTTQNVGGNAGYSISAVGDINNDLFDDFIISAPTLGTNGPSSATGQSYLILGTGQWSDFLNQGVLELSDVNTLNNRVFLFNNPNSGTQLGLGLGSIGDVNGDGSPDLAIATPQLYPGVETSQIYIAYGHPWVGAGGSIDVTKLRSDNGFVFQPITGNEIGTVKLGADINNDGYIDTLIADAGFNGAGGKVAYIFFGSDPAQPSTFVDSVSITIASDDGLILGQQTLDYGDFNNDGITDFVVARSGAQGQSYATIVFGSEDSSIWSNVNPNTGIGINDLLASNGGVNITVTGVPNQGKLVNLASGDFNGDGIDDVLISSANLNPFIVFGQQAWSNGSTSNVNVLSQSLPIQIEAGKPISAINSLGDVNGDGFEDFGLVGIDFSANNLFGYVVFGKNNLASNSSINLATLNGSNGFELAPIAGSALAEQGGVGSISLAGDLNGDGFGDFIVGLTNDLNAGQTGAAYVVFGGRSLGSSGSFSLNNLNGGNGFTIQDPSSSGIVGYSVTGGGDINGDGYDDLVVSAPSAGNNQGDTKGSVYTLFGGANLGVGGSVDLSNLNGSNGFETVGAEANSFAGSFVGGLSDVNGDGFADLGIGAQGDNSQGVSGLGYNVFGGDFTQNVTYLGTVDNDIFSATQLATAAAPHIMNGGQGNDILQSAGVNVSAGGRVVMNGGQGNDLLSIGSLNFERLDGGSGKDTLQLNSFILSSNNLDLTDTTIGSRIRGIEVIDLGVNNRVTLNVETLTTLSDTTNIFTVLGHDSFIVASDFQNWIKQGTVTERDITYDQYVNEGTKLLIQQSNNLFESTAIASNTVSGTEDGETIVPGIFPGFVGKDNFVFALGGDDLVDLSLGQGNNQVYGGAGNDNLIAGQNDSLFGGLGNDILDASGDRGANNLDGGDGDDTFFLGQRDKAFGGDGNDVFFVRGSGKNLMTGGAGADQFWIADVDFGNSFNAILDFELDLDIIGLKGLASRQGDLSLIQYGPDVLIALDDEYLARVQSVFLPLLEVVSNGTDLFVQGAQASAPITVTNTNDSGAGSLRQAIIDAGNNPGADTIDLTSIGNNTIQLSSRLPSISTGNDITFQTAGVFGSPTIKAPGSAFNNIFDIAGATVSLSYMNLQGGHAQGSSGAMGGGGGVGGGGALTIRSGSTVIVDNVVFDSNRAVGGNGTAGARGGGGEFAGTPDDKPQAGGGGGLFNNNGTSSNGGAAGSVENGKSGGTGGNGTSGPSFGIGGGGAGGGGGGSGGTFGTDVSNGGNGGIGGVGGFGAGGGAGGGGGGAGPKATNDANRAGGGGSGGSGGGSGIGGNGTNGSDGEDPEVFSGSSPGGGGTGGGGSGLGGAVVVNAATVTITNSTFQNNTTQAGSGGNPGQALGGAIFITDNSAVAGDNLLFSNNSAPSSPGGSFSNVYGQFQNNNDVYGTINSYSNTAESLFNVPPLAPEPQNEIDVVVEGNLFFVQLADGSEVTLLYQNQPFVSGSFGNWQILEAETVNGINQVLWENPDTGEIGVWNADSNWNWISSETWPANSFKTLEAEITFQVDLNGDELLGDRLTNIETQGNTSFLEGIFGNYYVQTRDDLTAPIKYLGEVFENNLGDWQGLAAEMVNGINQVLWQNFGTGEIGVWNTDGDWNWLSSDVFTTGSLQALEQQSIFGLDAI
- a CDS encoding SDR family oxidoreductase, which produces MACDIANKIILVTGANRGIGKVLVESFLEHGAARVYAAVRNLDSAAPLVEQYGDKVVPIFIDLADPESIATAAQTATDVEIVVNNAGVQKVASPLAEEAIACLKFEMETNVYGLITMAQSFAPVLKANGGGAFVQLNSVVSLKSFSNVATYSASKAAAYSITQALWELLSEQGTLVLSVHPGPLATEMTHASGRADIAEPPTLAADAIIEALRSGEFHVFPHDTMAKQMGTAYQSFAKSVIEVNYG